Proteins from one Panicum virgatum strain AP13 chromosome 7K, P.virgatum_v5, whole genome shotgun sequence genomic window:
- the LOC120641948 gene encoding uncharacterized protein LOC120641948 isoform X7, whose product MPGTAPSLSQSPSIPGRGRVPGRRSARSPSADPLRPRPPIRSRHHHEARLEEVVVIRRDRQRWLSRPTSPAGDPHRPGRCYVHCAASTRPTTTHPCTILESQFLSATFSKVRNLRRVRTRKDIFSWCKGASIGWHSDDNKPNLRHRAFTWEDKLWLLLSNLEDWKKQLRKLLDVTMVTDSHGPSPHRIRRWTCPTNHQPRSTPIRRLLRLRLVHYRPRSTQLRRNIVSQRRQNKYSVRNKKKFTRPVMAYTICSISRWWVWNGEHIKCKSISPYKL is encoded by the exons ATGCCCGGCACCGCGCCGTCCCTCTCCCAGTCTCCCTccatccccggccgcggccgggtCCCCGGCCGGCGATCCGCTCGGTCCCCATCCGCCGATCCGCTCCGTCCCCGGCCGCCGATCCGCTCCCGCCACCACCATGAGGCGCGCCTCGAAGAAGTCGTCGTCATCCGCCGCGACCGCCAGCGCTG GCTCTCTCGGCCTACATCCCCGGCCGGCGATCCACACCGTCCCGGCCGCTGCTACGTCCACTGCGCCGCTTCTACCCGGCCTACGACTACTCATCCTTGTACGATTCTTGAATCACAG TTCCTTTCAGCTACCTTTTCGAAGGTTAGAAATTTGAGGAGAGTAAGAACCAGGAAGGACATCTTCAG TTGGTGTAAGGGAGCTTCTATTGGATGGCACAGTGATGATAATAAACCTAATCTTAGGCACAGGGCATTCACA TGGGAGGATAAGTTGTGGCTACTTCTGAGTAACCTTGAGGATTGGAAGAAGCAACTGCGGAAGCTCCTCGATGTCACCATGGTGACTGATAGTCATG GGCCTTCTCCCCACCGCATTCGCCGGTGGACCTGCCCGACCAACCACCAGCCCAGGAGCACACCGATCAGACGTCTGCTGCGCCTGAGGCTCGTACACTACAGGCCGAGGAGCACCCAATTGCGAAGAAATATCGTTTCACAAAGAAGACAAAATAAATATTCcgtaagaaacaaaaaaaagttcACAAGACCGGTGATGGCCTATACGATTTGTAGCATCTCCAGGTGGTGGGTTTGGAACGGTGAACATATCAAGTGCAAATCAATTTCTCCGTATAAATTataa
- the LOC120641948 gene encoding uncharacterized protein LOC120641948 isoform X1 — MPGTAPSLSQSPSIPGRGRVPGRRSARSPSADPLRPRPPIRSRHHHEARLEEVVVIRRDRQRWLSRPTSPAGDPHRPGRCYVHCAASTRPTTTHPCTILESQFLSATFSKVRNLRRVRTRKDIFSWCKGASIGWHSDDNKPNLRHRAFTWEDKLWLLLSNLEDWKKQLRKLLDVTMVTDSHGSFTASSPALGWRAAAASSPSSSAAGAAGQRAACPAAGACSPKKQRAAGAAGQQRGHAAHGGMRELRRRRAASSSRRQFRDRAGTVAMAATAVGERPVELDDEGNESDGKKSSPQISNTRR; from the exons ATGCCCGGCACCGCGCCGTCCCTCTCCCAGTCTCCCTccatccccggccgcggccgggtCCCCGGCCGGCGATCCGCTCGGTCCCCATCCGCCGATCCGCTCCGTCCCCGGCCGCCGATCCGCTCCCGCCACCACCATGAGGCGCGCCTCGAAGAAGTCGTCGTCATCCGCCGCGACCGCCAGCGCTG GCTCTCTCGGCCTACATCCCCGGCCGGCGATCCACACCGTCCCGGCCGCTGCTACGTCCACTGCGCCGCTTCTACCCGGCCTACGACTACTCATCCTTGTACGATTCTTGAATCACAG TTCCTTTCAGCTACCTTTTCGAAGGTTAGAAATTTGAGGAGAGTAAGAACCAGGAAGGACATCTTCAG TTGGTGTAAGGGAGCTTCTATTGGATGGCACAGTGATGATAATAAACCTAATCTTAGGCACAGGGCATTCACA TGGGAGGATAAGTTGTGGCTACTTCTGAGTAACCTTGAGGATTGGAAGAAGCAACTGCGGAAGCTCCTCGATGTCACCATGGTGACTGATAGTCATG GATCCTTCACAGCTTCTTCTCCGGCACtggggtggcgggcggcggcagcaagcAGCCCAAGTAGCAGCGCGGCGGGGGCAGCTGGGCAGCGCGCGGCATGCCCAGCAGCGGGGGCATGCAGCCCCAAAAAGCAGCGCGCGGCAGGGGCTGCTGGGCAGCAGCGGGGGCATGCAGCGCACGGAGGCATGCGCGAGCTCCGGCGACGACGCGCGGCTAGCAGCTCACGGCGGCAGTTTCGGGATCGAGCAGGAACAGTAGCAATGGCGGCGACGGCTGTGGGCGAGAGGCCGGTGGAATTGGATGATGAAGGTAACGAATCGGACGGGAAAAAGTCATCTCCACAAATCTCCAACACTAGAAGATGA
- the LOC120641948 gene encoding uncharacterized protein LOC120641948 isoform X2, with the protein MPGTAPSLSQSPSIPGRGRVPGRRSARSPSADPLRPRPPIRSRHHHEARLEEVVVIRRDRQRWLSRPTSPAGDPHRPGRCYVHCAASTRPTTTHPCTILESQFLSATFSKVRNLRRVRTRKDIFSWCKGASIGWHSDDNKPNLRHRAFTDKLWLLLSNLEDWKKQLRKLLDVTMVTDSHGSFTASSPALGWRAAAASSPSSSAAGAAGQRAACPAAGACSPKKQRAAGAAGQQRGHAAHGGMRELRRRRAASSSRRQFRDRAGTVAMAATAVGERPVELDDEGNESDGKKSSPQISNTRR; encoded by the exons ATGCCCGGCACCGCGCCGTCCCTCTCCCAGTCTCCCTccatccccggccgcggccgggtCCCCGGCCGGCGATCCGCTCGGTCCCCATCCGCCGATCCGCTCCGTCCCCGGCCGCCGATCCGCTCCCGCCACCACCATGAGGCGCGCCTCGAAGAAGTCGTCGTCATCCGCCGCGACCGCCAGCGCTG GCTCTCTCGGCCTACATCCCCGGCCGGCGATCCACACCGTCCCGGCCGCTGCTACGTCCACTGCGCCGCTTCTACCCGGCCTACGACTACTCATCCTTGTACGATTCTTGAATCACAG TTCCTTTCAGCTACCTTTTCGAAGGTTAGAAATTTGAGGAGAGTAAGAACCAGGAAGGACATCTTCAG TTGGTGTAAGGGAGCTTCTATTGGATGGCACAGTGATGATAATAAACCTAATCTTAGGCACAGGGCATTCACA GATAAGTTGTGGCTACTTCTGAGTAACCTTGAGGATTGGAAGAAGCAACTGCGGAAGCTCCTCGATGTCACCATGGTGACTGATAGTCATG GATCCTTCACAGCTTCTTCTCCGGCACtggggtggcgggcggcggcagcaagcAGCCCAAGTAGCAGCGCGGCGGGGGCAGCTGGGCAGCGCGCGGCATGCCCAGCAGCGGGGGCATGCAGCCCCAAAAAGCAGCGCGCGGCAGGGGCTGCTGGGCAGCAGCGGGGGCATGCAGCGCACGGAGGCATGCGCGAGCTCCGGCGACGACGCGCGGCTAGCAGCTCACGGCGGCAGTTTCGGGATCGAGCAGGAACAGTAGCAATGGCGGCGACGGCTGTGGGCGAGAGGCCGGTGGAATTGGATGATGAAGGTAACGAATCGGACGGGAAAAAGTCATCTCCACAAATCTCCAACACTAGAAGATGA
- the LOC120641948 gene encoding uncharacterized protein LOC120641948 isoform X11, which produces MPGTAPSLSQSPSIPGRGRVPGRRSARSPSADPLRPRPPIRSRHHHEARLEEVVVIRRDRQRWLSRPTSPAGDPHRPGRCYVHCAASTRPTTTHPCTILESQFLSATFSKVRNLRRVRTRKDIFSWCKGASIGWHSDDNKPNLRHRAFTWEDKLWLLLSNLEDWKKQLRKLLDVTMVTDSHGSCQELALFLRLLKPSKFF; this is translated from the exons ATGCCCGGCACCGCGCCGTCCCTCTCCCAGTCTCCCTccatccccggccgcggccgggtCCCCGGCCGGCGATCCGCTCGGTCCCCATCCGCCGATCCGCTCCGTCCCCGGCCGCCGATCCGCTCCCGCCACCACCATGAGGCGCGCCTCGAAGAAGTCGTCGTCATCCGCCGCGACCGCCAGCGCTG GCTCTCTCGGCCTACATCCCCGGCCGGCGATCCACACCGTCCCGGCCGCTGCTACGTCCACTGCGCCGCTTCTACCCGGCCTACGACTACTCATCCTTGTACGATTCTTGAATCACAG TTCCTTTCAGCTACCTTTTCGAAGGTTAGAAATTTGAGGAGAGTAAGAACCAGGAAGGACATCTTCAG TTGGTGTAAGGGAGCTTCTATTGGATGGCACAGTGATGATAATAAACCTAATCTTAGGCACAGGGCATTCACA TGGGAGGATAAGTTGTGGCTACTTCTGAGTAACCTTGAGGATTGGAAGAAGCAACTGCGGAAGCTCCTCGATGTCACCATGGTGACTGATAGTCATG GATCATGTCAAGAGTTAGCCCTCTTTCTGAGGCTTCTCAAACCTAGCAAGTTTTTCTGA
- the LOC120641948 gene encoding uncharacterized protein LOC120641948 isoform X8, which yields MRRASKKSSSSAATASAGSLGLHPRPAIHTVPAAATSTAPLLPGLRLLILVRFLNHSWCKGASIGWHSDDNKPNLRHRAFTWEDKLWLLLSNLEDWKKQLRKLLDVTMVTDSHGSFTASSPALGWRAAAASSPSSSAAGAAGQRAACPAAGACSPKKQRAAGAAGQQRGHAAHGGMRELRRRRAASSSRRQFRDRAGTVAMAATAVGERPVELDDEGNESDGKKSSPQISNTRR from the exons ATGAGGCGCGCCTCGAAGAAGTCGTCGTCATCCGCCGCGACCGCCAGCGCTG GCTCTCTCGGCCTACATCCCCGGCCGGCGATCCACACCGTCCCGGCCGCTGCTACGTCCACTGCGCCGCTTCTACCCGGCCTACGACTACTCATCCTTGTACGATTCTTGAATCACAG TTGGTGTAAGGGAGCTTCTATTGGATGGCACAGTGATGATAATAAACCTAATCTTAGGCACAGGGCATTCACA TGGGAGGATAAGTTGTGGCTACTTCTGAGTAACCTTGAGGATTGGAAGAAGCAACTGCGGAAGCTCCTCGATGTCACCATGGTGACTGATAGTCATG GATCCTTCACAGCTTCTTCTCCGGCACtggggtggcgggcggcggcagcaagcAGCCCAAGTAGCAGCGCGGCGGGGGCAGCTGGGCAGCGCGCGGCATGCCCAGCAGCGGGGGCATGCAGCCCCAAAAAGCAGCGCGCGGCAGGGGCTGCTGGGCAGCAGCGGGGGCATGCAGCGCACGGAGGCATGCGCGAGCTCCGGCGACGACGCGCGGCTAGCAGCTCACGGCGGCAGTTTCGGGATCGAGCAGGAACAGTAGCAATGGCGGCGACGGCTGTGGGCGAGAGGCCGGTGGAATTGGATGATGAAGGTAACGAATCGGACGGGAAAAAGTCATCTCCACAAATCTCCAACACTAGAAGATGA
- the LOC120641948 gene encoding uncharacterized protein LOC120641948 isoform X10, which translates to MRRASKKSSSSAATASAGSLGLHPRPAIHTVPAAATSTAPLLPGLRLLILVRFLNHSWCKGASIGWHSDDNKPNLRHRAFTLWLLLSNLEDWKKQLRKLLDVTMVTDSHGSFTASSPALGWRAAAASSPSSSAAGAAGQRAACPAAGACSPKKQRAAGAAGQQRGHAAHGGMRELRRRRAASSSRRQFRDRAGTVAMAATAVGERPVELDDEGNESDGKKSSPQISNTRR; encoded by the exons ATGAGGCGCGCCTCGAAGAAGTCGTCGTCATCCGCCGCGACCGCCAGCGCTG GCTCTCTCGGCCTACATCCCCGGCCGGCGATCCACACCGTCCCGGCCGCTGCTACGTCCACTGCGCCGCTTCTACCCGGCCTACGACTACTCATCCTTGTACGATTCTTGAATCACAG TTGGTGTAAGGGAGCTTCTATTGGATGGCACAGTGATGATAATAAACCTAATCTTAGGCACAGGGCATTCACA TTGTGGCTACTTCTGAGTAACCTTGAGGATTGGAAGAAGCAACTGCGGAAGCTCCTCGATGTCACCATGGTGACTGATAGTCATG GATCCTTCACAGCTTCTTCTCCGGCACtggggtggcgggcggcggcagcaagcAGCCCAAGTAGCAGCGCGGCGGGGGCAGCTGGGCAGCGCGCGGCATGCCCAGCAGCGGGGGCATGCAGCCCCAAAAAGCAGCGCGCGGCAGGGGCTGCTGGGCAGCAGCGGGGGCATGCAGCGCACGGAGGCATGCGCGAGCTCCGGCGACGACGCGCGGCTAGCAGCTCACGGCGGCAGTTTCGGGATCGAGCAGGAACAGTAGCAATGGCGGCGACGGCTGTGGGCGAGAGGCCGGTGGAATTGGATGATGAAGGTAACGAATCGGACGGGAAAAAGTCATCTCCACAAATCTCCAACACTAGAAGATGA
- the LOC120641948 gene encoding uncharacterized protein LOC120641948 isoform X12 produces MPGTAPSLSQSPSIPGRGRVPGRRSARSPSADPLRPRPPIRSRHHHEARLEEVVVIRRDRQRWLSRPTSPAGDPHRPGRCYVHCAASTRPTTTHPCTILESQFLSATFSKVRNLRRVRTRKDIFSWCKGASIGWHSDDNKPNLRHRAFTDKLWLLLSNLEDWKKQLRKLLDVTMVTDSHGSCQELALFLRLLKPSKFF; encoded by the exons ATGCCCGGCACCGCGCCGTCCCTCTCCCAGTCTCCCTccatccccggccgcggccgggtCCCCGGCCGGCGATCCGCTCGGTCCCCATCCGCCGATCCGCTCCGTCCCCGGCCGCCGATCCGCTCCCGCCACCACCATGAGGCGCGCCTCGAAGAAGTCGTCGTCATCCGCCGCGACCGCCAGCGCTG GCTCTCTCGGCCTACATCCCCGGCCGGCGATCCACACCGTCCCGGCCGCTGCTACGTCCACTGCGCCGCTTCTACCCGGCCTACGACTACTCATCCTTGTACGATTCTTGAATCACAG TTCCTTTCAGCTACCTTTTCGAAGGTTAGAAATTTGAGGAGAGTAAGAACCAGGAAGGACATCTTCAG TTGGTGTAAGGGAGCTTCTATTGGATGGCACAGTGATGATAATAAACCTAATCTTAGGCACAGGGCATTCACA GATAAGTTGTGGCTACTTCTGAGTAACCTTGAGGATTGGAAGAAGCAACTGCGGAAGCTCCTCGATGTCACCATGGTGACTGATAGTCATG GATCATGTCAAGAGTTAGCCCTCTTTCTGAGGCTTCTCAAACCTAGCAAGTTTTTCTGA
- the LOC120641948 gene encoding uncharacterized protein LOC120641948 isoform X3, whose product MPGTAPSLSQSPSIPGRGRVPGRRSARSPSADPLRPRPPIRSRHHHEARLEEVVVIRRDRQRWLSRPTSPAGDPHRPGRCYVHCAASTRPTTTHPCTILESQFLSATFSKVRNLRRVRTRKDIFSWCKGASIGWHSDDNKPNLRHRAFTWEDKLWLLLSNLEDWKKQLRKLLDVTMVTDSHASSPALGWRAAAASSPSSSAAGAAGQRAACPAAGACSPKKQRAAGAAGQQRGHAAHGGMRELRRRRAASSSRRQFRDRAGTVAMAATAVGERPVELDDEGNESDGKKSSPQISNTRR is encoded by the exons ATGCCCGGCACCGCGCCGTCCCTCTCCCAGTCTCCCTccatccccggccgcggccgggtCCCCGGCCGGCGATCCGCTCGGTCCCCATCCGCCGATCCGCTCCGTCCCCGGCCGCCGATCCGCTCCCGCCACCACCATGAGGCGCGCCTCGAAGAAGTCGTCGTCATCCGCCGCGACCGCCAGCGCTG GCTCTCTCGGCCTACATCCCCGGCCGGCGATCCACACCGTCCCGGCCGCTGCTACGTCCACTGCGCCGCTTCTACCCGGCCTACGACTACTCATCCTTGTACGATTCTTGAATCACAG TTCCTTTCAGCTACCTTTTCGAAGGTTAGAAATTTGAGGAGAGTAAGAACCAGGAAGGACATCTTCAG TTGGTGTAAGGGAGCTTCTATTGGATGGCACAGTGATGATAATAAACCTAATCTTAGGCACAGGGCATTCACA TGGGAGGATAAGTTGTGGCTACTTCTGAGTAACCTTGAGGATTGGAAGAAGCAACTGCGGAAGCTCCTCGATGTCACCATGGTGACTGATAGTCATG CTTCTTCTCCGGCACtggggtggcgggcggcggcagcaagcAGCCCAAGTAGCAGCGCGGCGGGGGCAGCTGGGCAGCGCGCGGCATGCCCAGCAGCGGGGGCATGCAGCCCCAAAAAGCAGCGCGCGGCAGGGGCTGCTGGGCAGCAGCGGGGGCATGCAGCGCACGGAGGCATGCGCGAGCTCCGGCGACGACGCGCGGCTAGCAGCTCACGGCGGCAGTTTCGGGATCGAGCAGGAACAGTAGCAATGGCGGCGACGGCTGTGGGCGAGAGGCCGGTGGAATTGGATGATGAAGGTAACGAATCGGACGGGAAAAAGTCATCTCCACAAATCTCCAACACTAGAAGATGA
- the LOC120641948 gene encoding uncharacterized protein LOC120641948 isoform X13, with product MPGTAPSLSQSPSIPGRGRVPGRRSARSPSADPLRPRPPIRSRHHHEARLEEVVVIRRDRQRWLSRPTSPAGDPHRPGRCYVHCAASTRPTTTHPCTILESQFLSATFSKVRNLRRVRTRKDIFSWCKGASIGWHSDDNKPNLRHRAFTLWLLLSNLEDWKKQLRKLLDVTMVTDSHGSCQELALFLRLLKPSKFF from the exons ATGCCCGGCACCGCGCCGTCCCTCTCCCAGTCTCCCTccatccccggccgcggccgggtCCCCGGCCGGCGATCCGCTCGGTCCCCATCCGCCGATCCGCTCCGTCCCCGGCCGCCGATCCGCTCCCGCCACCACCATGAGGCGCGCCTCGAAGAAGTCGTCGTCATCCGCCGCGACCGCCAGCGCTG GCTCTCTCGGCCTACATCCCCGGCCGGCGATCCACACCGTCCCGGCCGCTGCTACGTCCACTGCGCCGCTTCTACCCGGCCTACGACTACTCATCCTTGTACGATTCTTGAATCACAG TTCCTTTCAGCTACCTTTTCGAAGGTTAGAAATTTGAGGAGAGTAAGAACCAGGAAGGACATCTTCAG TTGGTGTAAGGGAGCTTCTATTGGATGGCACAGTGATGATAATAAACCTAATCTTAGGCACAGGGCATTCACA TTGTGGCTACTTCTGAGTAACCTTGAGGATTGGAAGAAGCAACTGCGGAAGCTCCTCGATGTCACCATGGTGACTGATAGTCATG GATCATGTCAAGAGTTAGCCCTCTTTCTGAGGCTTCTCAAACCTAGCAAGTTTTTCTGA
- the LOC120641948 gene encoding uncharacterized protein LOC120641948 isoform X6, which yields MPGTAPSLSQSPSIPGRGRVPGRRSARSPSADPLRPRPPIRSRHHHEARLEEVVVIRRDRQRWLSRPTSPAGDPHRPGRCYVHCAASTRPTTTHPCTILESQFLSATFSKVRNLRRVRTRKDIFSWCKGASIGWHSDDNKPNLRHRAFTLWLLLSNLEDWKKQLRKLLDVTMVTDSHASSPALGWRAAAASSPSSSAAGAAGQRAACPAAGACSPKKQRAAGAAGQQRGHAAHGGMRELRRRRAASSSRRQFRDRAGTVAMAATAVGERPVELDDEGNESDGKKSSPQISNTRR from the exons ATGCCCGGCACCGCGCCGTCCCTCTCCCAGTCTCCCTccatccccggccgcggccgggtCCCCGGCCGGCGATCCGCTCGGTCCCCATCCGCCGATCCGCTCCGTCCCCGGCCGCCGATCCGCTCCCGCCACCACCATGAGGCGCGCCTCGAAGAAGTCGTCGTCATCCGCCGCGACCGCCAGCGCTG GCTCTCTCGGCCTACATCCCCGGCCGGCGATCCACACCGTCCCGGCCGCTGCTACGTCCACTGCGCCGCTTCTACCCGGCCTACGACTACTCATCCTTGTACGATTCTTGAATCACAG TTCCTTTCAGCTACCTTTTCGAAGGTTAGAAATTTGAGGAGAGTAAGAACCAGGAAGGACATCTTCAG TTGGTGTAAGGGAGCTTCTATTGGATGGCACAGTGATGATAATAAACCTAATCTTAGGCACAGGGCATTCACA TTGTGGCTACTTCTGAGTAACCTTGAGGATTGGAAGAAGCAACTGCGGAAGCTCCTCGATGTCACCATGGTGACTGATAGTCATG CTTCTTCTCCGGCACtggggtggcgggcggcggcagcaagcAGCCCAAGTAGCAGCGCGGCGGGGGCAGCTGGGCAGCGCGCGGCATGCCCAGCAGCGGGGGCATGCAGCCCCAAAAAGCAGCGCGCGGCAGGGGCTGCTGGGCAGCAGCGGGGGCATGCAGCGCACGGAGGCATGCGCGAGCTCCGGCGACGACGCGCGGCTAGCAGCTCACGGCGGCAGTTTCGGGATCGAGCAGGAACAGTAGCAATGGCGGCGACGGCTGTGGGCGAGAGGCCGGTGGAATTGGATGATGAAGGTAACGAATCGGACGGGAAAAAGTCATCTCCACAAATCTCCAACACTAGAAGATGA
- the LOC120641948 gene encoding uncharacterized protein LOC120641948 isoform X4, with the protein MPGTAPSLSQSPSIPGRGRVPGRRSARSPSADPLRPRPPIRSRHHHEARLEEVVVIRRDRQRWLSRPTSPAGDPHRPGRCYVHCAASTRPTTTHPCTILESQFLSATFSKVRNLRRVRTRKDIFSWCKGASIGWHSDDNKPNLRHRAFTLWLLLSNLEDWKKQLRKLLDVTMVTDSHGSFTASSPALGWRAAAASSPSSSAAGAAGQRAACPAAGACSPKKQRAAGAAGQQRGHAAHGGMRELRRRRAASSSRRQFRDRAGTVAMAATAVGERPVELDDEGNESDGKKSSPQISNTRR; encoded by the exons ATGCCCGGCACCGCGCCGTCCCTCTCCCAGTCTCCCTccatccccggccgcggccgggtCCCCGGCCGGCGATCCGCTCGGTCCCCATCCGCCGATCCGCTCCGTCCCCGGCCGCCGATCCGCTCCCGCCACCACCATGAGGCGCGCCTCGAAGAAGTCGTCGTCATCCGCCGCGACCGCCAGCGCTG GCTCTCTCGGCCTACATCCCCGGCCGGCGATCCACACCGTCCCGGCCGCTGCTACGTCCACTGCGCCGCTTCTACCCGGCCTACGACTACTCATCCTTGTACGATTCTTGAATCACAG TTCCTTTCAGCTACCTTTTCGAAGGTTAGAAATTTGAGGAGAGTAAGAACCAGGAAGGACATCTTCAG TTGGTGTAAGGGAGCTTCTATTGGATGGCACAGTGATGATAATAAACCTAATCTTAGGCACAGGGCATTCACA TTGTGGCTACTTCTGAGTAACCTTGAGGATTGGAAGAAGCAACTGCGGAAGCTCCTCGATGTCACCATGGTGACTGATAGTCATG GATCCTTCACAGCTTCTTCTCCGGCACtggggtggcgggcggcggcagcaagcAGCCCAAGTAGCAGCGCGGCGGGGGCAGCTGGGCAGCGCGCGGCATGCCCAGCAGCGGGGGCATGCAGCCCCAAAAAGCAGCGCGCGGCAGGGGCTGCTGGGCAGCAGCGGGGGCATGCAGCGCACGGAGGCATGCGCGAGCTCCGGCGACGACGCGCGGCTAGCAGCTCACGGCGGCAGTTTCGGGATCGAGCAGGAACAGTAGCAATGGCGGCGACGGCTGTGGGCGAGAGGCCGGTGGAATTGGATGATGAAGGTAACGAATCGGACGGGAAAAAGTCATCTCCACAAATCTCCAACACTAGAAGATGA
- the LOC120641948 gene encoding uncharacterized protein LOC120641948 isoform X5: MPGTAPSLSQSPSIPGRGRVPGRRSARSPSADPLRPRPPIRSRHHHEARLEEVVVIRRDRQRWLSRPTSPAGDPHRPGRCYVHCAASTRPTTTHPCTILESQFLSATFSKVRNLRRVRTRKDIFSWCKGASIGWHSDDNKPNLRHRAFTDKLWLLLSNLEDWKKQLRKLLDVTMVTDSHASSPALGWRAAAASSPSSSAAGAAGQRAACPAAGACSPKKQRAAGAAGQQRGHAAHGGMRELRRRRAASSSRRQFRDRAGTVAMAATAVGERPVELDDEGNESDGKKSSPQISNTRR, from the exons ATGCCCGGCACCGCGCCGTCCCTCTCCCAGTCTCCCTccatccccggccgcggccgggtCCCCGGCCGGCGATCCGCTCGGTCCCCATCCGCCGATCCGCTCCGTCCCCGGCCGCCGATCCGCTCCCGCCACCACCATGAGGCGCGCCTCGAAGAAGTCGTCGTCATCCGCCGCGACCGCCAGCGCTG GCTCTCTCGGCCTACATCCCCGGCCGGCGATCCACACCGTCCCGGCCGCTGCTACGTCCACTGCGCCGCTTCTACCCGGCCTACGACTACTCATCCTTGTACGATTCTTGAATCACAG TTCCTTTCAGCTACCTTTTCGAAGGTTAGAAATTTGAGGAGAGTAAGAACCAGGAAGGACATCTTCAG TTGGTGTAAGGGAGCTTCTATTGGATGGCACAGTGATGATAATAAACCTAATCTTAGGCACAGGGCATTCACA GATAAGTTGTGGCTACTTCTGAGTAACCTTGAGGATTGGAAGAAGCAACTGCGGAAGCTCCTCGATGTCACCATGGTGACTGATAGTCATG CTTCTTCTCCGGCACtggggtggcgggcggcggcagcaagcAGCCCAAGTAGCAGCGCGGCGGGGGCAGCTGGGCAGCGCGCGGCATGCCCAGCAGCGGGGGCATGCAGCCCCAAAAAGCAGCGCGCGGCAGGGGCTGCTGGGCAGCAGCGGGGGCATGCAGCGCACGGAGGCATGCGCGAGCTCCGGCGACGACGCGCGGCTAGCAGCTCACGGCGGCAGTTTCGGGATCGAGCAGGAACAGTAGCAATGGCGGCGACGGCTGTGGGCGAGAGGCCGGTGGAATTGGATGATGAAGGTAACGAATCGGACGGGAAAAAGTCATCTCCACAAATCTCCAACACTAGAAGATGA
- the LOC120641948 gene encoding uncharacterized protein LOC120641948 isoform X9 yields MRRASKKSSSSAATASAGSLGLHPRPAIHTVPAAATSTAPLLPGLRLLILVRFLNHSWCKGASIGWHSDDNKPNLRHRAFTDKLWLLLSNLEDWKKQLRKLLDVTMVTDSHGSFTASSPALGWRAAAASSPSSSAAGAAGQRAACPAAGACSPKKQRAAGAAGQQRGHAAHGGMRELRRRRAASSSRRQFRDRAGTVAMAATAVGERPVELDDEGNESDGKKSSPQISNTRR; encoded by the exons ATGAGGCGCGCCTCGAAGAAGTCGTCGTCATCCGCCGCGACCGCCAGCGCTG GCTCTCTCGGCCTACATCCCCGGCCGGCGATCCACACCGTCCCGGCCGCTGCTACGTCCACTGCGCCGCTTCTACCCGGCCTACGACTACTCATCCTTGTACGATTCTTGAATCACAG TTGGTGTAAGGGAGCTTCTATTGGATGGCACAGTGATGATAATAAACCTAATCTTAGGCACAGGGCATTCACA GATAAGTTGTGGCTACTTCTGAGTAACCTTGAGGATTGGAAGAAGCAACTGCGGAAGCTCCTCGATGTCACCATGGTGACTGATAGTCATG GATCCTTCACAGCTTCTTCTCCGGCACtggggtggcgggcggcggcagcaagcAGCCCAAGTAGCAGCGCGGCGGGGGCAGCTGGGCAGCGCGCGGCATGCCCAGCAGCGGGGGCATGCAGCCCCAAAAAGCAGCGCGCGGCAGGGGCTGCTGGGCAGCAGCGGGGGCATGCAGCGCACGGAGGCATGCGCGAGCTCCGGCGACGACGCGCGGCTAGCAGCTCACGGCGGCAGTTTCGGGATCGAGCAGGAACAGTAGCAATGGCGGCGACGGCTGTGGGCGAGAGGCCGGTGGAATTGGATGATGAAGGTAACGAATCGGACGGGAAAAAGTCATCTCCACAAATCTCCAACACTAGAAGATGA